TCAAGGTACAGGTGCTACCACGGCTGAGAGAAGAATATTCAAAAACACTCTGGAtactaaaaaaggaaaacttctCTGAATATGCTTCAAAGAGATCTGCCTCTCTCTgggctgagatggtttgaatACCCAAAGTCATAGTTTGCAGTGGTAACTTTTCctcatatttctttatttttgtcttttacgCATTTGTTTAGGTGAGCCGGCTGCTGATGCTGGGCGGCGCCAATGTGAACTACCGCACAGAGGTGCTGAACAACGCCCCCATCCTCTGTGTCCACTCCCATTTGGGCTACATGGACATGGTGGCTTTGCTGCTAGAGTTTGGCGCTTCTGTTGACGCACAGTCTGAAAGCGGCCTAACGCCGCTGGGCTACGCTGCTGCTGGCGGGCACATGACAATTGTGACTGCACTCTGCCGCAGGAGAGCGAAGGTTTGTGAAGGGAAATGGCAAGGGGAAAAACTGGACTGATTTCCATGTAAGATGTTTTTGATCAAATCTATATCCTGCTACCAGGTGGACCACTTGGATAAGAATGGTCAGTGCGCCCTGGTTCACGCAGCCCTGAGGGGCCACATGGAGGTCGTGAAATATCTTATCCAGTGTGACTGGAGTATGGGGTCGCAACAGCAACAGCAGTCACCGCAGACTCAACAACAGTCGACCTTCACCAAGAGTCACGCAGTCCAGCAGGCTCTCATCGCTGCAGCCAGTATGGGATACACAGAGGTacagcagggacacatggatGGGGACGAATTTGGGTTATTATGCCACATAAATGGTTCTTCAATTCTTTATTGGTAACAAAATTGACCCTCTGAATCTAACGTGATGATTAAAGCCTGGTTATTCAAGCCTAGTCACCTACAGACAGATTTAGACTTGCAATCAATGCATGATTTAGATTTCTGCAGGAAATCTACGTCCTAACTCATGATGTAACTGAATGTAACGTCTTTGAACCCAATGCTGCAACCTTCCATGCCATTTAAGTTGTTGCGGACTCCATTGACCCTACGTGTGGTTACATGTCTCGGTATGTGTACGCCAGGTTATGTGGAAAGTTGCGGTGTAGGGTTAAAAGGTTTCGTTATGTTGGAAGTTACAATGTAGGTTTCCTGCAGAAGTCTAAACCATGCATAAATCAGGGAAACAAACAGAGGGAAAGGGTTAAAACCGAGATGGTTTACATGTGAATCGTACTTAAGGAAAACAGGAATCTCAAACTACACGTTTtcgttatttattttttttaattaagtactttatttgtatttatttttttcatttttgaaaacaAGCCTTATTTTACTTGCAATGAGAAAATaacatttgtattattttattattagaaTGCCCCTCCAGGACATTGTgaaatttaataataaatatctCTGAAACACTTTTAATAAGTTATACTTTGTACCTTTTACTTGACAGTCAGTTGTTGACTATATACAGACACTGATCAAACTTTTAGCCTGCTGCATTAAATTATAATCCATGTGGAACTTTGATGTTCTGGAGTCTAACTGGACCGCCTTAAATTTTAATTGAATACCACTGCTGTTCAGTTCCTTTGAGCTCATTGCTATTATTgactattttcattttgttgagTCTCTGTATTAAGAAGaagttgtaataaaaaaaagtgacatAAAATGCTAGAAGTACTTGTTATTGCACCATTTTTGTGGCTTCGTGTTCCACATTCACACCAATGGTGGTGGTAAATCAGATTTAGTAACCCTGTAAAAGAAGCAATAACTATAGAATTTCTCATTGAAGCTTGTTCTGCTGTGTAAGCCAACTGTTAAAGATGCTCTCTGTAGTGATCACTTgttgggggaagaaaaaaaaaggttgcatTAACTTTTACAAATTTGAAGTCACTTAGAAATGCcactattttttaaagtaagccTATTAGCATTATATTAATCAGAAATGTAAATGGTGAATAATGCAGATACTCATCGCTACtcattcattctttcatttgctttttgatACACTAGCCACAGATATACTTTTTCAAACATCACTCCTGCCTTCTGGTGAcacgttttttgtttgtttttcatcccCATTGACAGTTTTATGGTGTTAAAACTCCAGCTGATCATGTTAGCTCAGCTGAAAATTCAGATTTCAGAGTACAAGTTCAGCTTTTATAGGTTTGCTGTCCCATTAGGAATAATTTTCTTCTGAGACTTTGTTTTCACACAGCAGGATGTGCTACTCCCTTCCCAAACCACCACAAACTTAATCAAGCTGCCAGCTGAGGACTGTTAGGAGTTTATTTCTCAGATTGTGATGTTCCTATCCTCTTGCTCAGTTATGCAGCGATGTCTTCCACTTCTTTCTGTTTTGGGAGGGGGGTAGTACAGACCGCTGTATGAGAACTGAAATGCGGTTCATTTCTGAGAACTTAATTAGATTCAGAATAAAGAGGCTTTTGGTCTTTTTAAGAGGGACAAGAAAATGATGCTCCGAATACTCAACTCTCCAAATGTGCCTATTTAATCAGCAGAAcagttttcatatttaaaactgGATAATTGGATAAACATACAATAGGTTACACAATGTGTCACTGAAACATGGGCGTGATGATTGCTgataattggcctatctggtgtgtttgtgtgtaactACCAGCTGTTAGTCACACGTACCTGCTGTAGGGTTTGGAGAAAAAGCACTttggacatttttaaatatgtgaATTATATGAAGTTAAGCTGGATGGTAAATGTAGTGGAAGAGAGAAGTAGTAGATTAAGGGGACTGTGCGATTCCTAATGTCAGTTCAATGTGATATAAATATATTCTGCAGTTGACTGGCAGGGATCTGGTTGTCAGCGCTGTTGCTGATGACTTGTGTACAATCCTGTCTCTCAGATCAGATTACAACAGATTTAAAGGGTAATAGATTTCAGTCTGTAAGAGGAAACTTGGACATTAATCAGTGCCATCTTGAATCTTGTTCCTCATCAGATCGTGTCTTACCTGCTGGACCTGCCAGAGAAAGATGAAGAGGAGGTGGAGCGGGCTCAGATCAATAACTTTGACACCCTGTGGGGAGAGACAGGTAGGAGTCCATACTGTAACCGTGCATTATGCATCTAAAACCACCAGTTCAGAATAACAGATGACTGTGAATGCTCATGTTAATGCCCCTGTGCAAATGCAAAGATGTATCATCTTTTTTCCCCATAAAGTTCAGACTGATGGAGTTTTTGTGAGAGGGTTTTTCACTGCGAGGCAGAGCGCTGCAGTGCGGATGTGGGAGatgtttcttgtgtgtctgctgctggctgctgctggctgctgctgcGTCAGACGCTGATGACAGTGCAGTGGTGTCATTGGAGCATAGACAGGGCTGGGCCCACacaggggaggggaggggggcttTGACTGAGCTCCAGGGTGCTTAGAAATGACTAGTCTGATTGCACTGTAGCAGGATGTTGAGAAATGTAATGTATCATTATAACCTAGAGCTATAAAACCTCATTGCAATCTTTAGTGCCCCTGCTGCAGTTTTGGAATGACTGTCTTCTCACTGTTGAAGAGGGGGAGTCATTCAGCTctgctttcattgtttataaGGGATCAAAAGGGTAACAGCTGTTCTGGCACATGATTTCCAATCCCGGTGTTACTAGATAGGTCAAGTGGAAGTATGTTAACAGCCCGAGGGAGACTATGCATATTGACACTTACAGTTTACGATATACCTAAATGTTTCTCCAGCAAAGAATAAGTAGGTTGAAGCTGGGGTCACACTACCAGGTCTGCTGCCGCTCTGATTCAGTCTGCTGAAATGATTCCAATTacatctctcctctcctcatcaCTTAAAGTACCTGCGTCTTATGTACACTATAGCAGTAATCAAGTCAGCATGTGTAGGTGTAATCACGATGAACCTAAAGCTCAAGCTTCATACGGGTCTAAACTCTCTTTCTCACAGAGAGAGGATATCCTTAATATGGTCATCGGGCTCAGTGGTCTCTCAAGTCTGTTGTTCAAATTAGAATAAAGTGAAAGGGAAAGACGTTCAAATGGCTTATTGCAGACAGAGGATGAATTAGGGGCTCAAGTCCCAGCATGAGATTAATAAGGATTCTTTTGACTTATTAAAAAACGAAGATATGCAATTATGCAAAAAAGTATGGAGTTGGAAATGAGCAGATGATGATATGCTAATTTTGTGCTCCTAACTAGCCATAACATCACACGGTTGTGTATTTGTGCATTCAGCTCTAACAGCAGCCTCTGGTCGTGGGAAGCTGGAGGTTTGCCGTCTGTTACTGGAGCAGGGTGCAGCTGTGGCTCAGCCCAACAGGCGAGGCATCGTCCCACTGTTCAGCGCCGTCCGGCAGGGACACTGGCAGGTCAGTGGCCACCTGATCCTCTTTGCTAAACGAATATATTTTGctttgaaaacttgcaaaaaatgaaaaatttggaTGCATCTCATTAGGCTTTGGGAAAATCTTAATTTTCCCTGCTGTTGCCTAGTCTAACTGTCAGAGtaatagttttaaaaatgaatttctaGCTGCAGTTTTCCTGTTAACTTATCTCTTTGATGTTGTATTGGGTGTTGCAGATTGTGGACCTTTTACTTACACATGGAGCAGATGTGAACCTGGCTGACAAGCAGGGTCGTACGCCTCTGATGATGGCTGCCTCAGAAGGACACCTGGGAACTGTTGAGTTTTTACTAGCTCAAGGTGAATAAAGAAAAGAACTTGAAAACAAATTGAAACTCAGTCAGGTCTTTGCATTTAGCTAAAAAATACTTCTGTCACAGCAGGAAACCGATACAACATTGTAAACACATAAATGTGTTGTTGGGAAGTGTTTGTGTAAAATTACTTCACATCTCGCAACAGATATTCTGAACTTGAGTAGCGAAGGGAAGAAATATGTGTCTGTATTTGCCTGATGGTCATGCTAGCTCTACTAAATGTTTCTGTATCTGGACTGGGTGCAAACACAAAGTTGTATATCAAAGTCAGACATGATGGATGGCAGGAGAATCAGATTTGACAGGTCAGAGGAGCCAGCGAAGGATAAAAGAAAATCTCCTTAAAATGGAAAAGATTTAAAGCAAATATATTTGCCTCAAACCGATTTGAGATTATAACACAAGAATACTGACTGTACtaataaaactgaacaaaacTGAACCTAATTACGGTTTTCAAATTATGTTTACTGTAATTGGATCCAAATGAAATCAACGGTAAATTTACAAAATCAATCAAAAGTAATACAGCAATTagttattaaaaacaaacagagacacacacacaaaaatacaaaccAGCCAACCACAGATGGATATTACTCTGAGATGGAGTGCAAAAATACGCTTGGCTGCGTCTCACTGCTCCTGCTACTGTTTCCTGTCCCAGGAGCCTCCCTGTCTTTGATGGATAAGGAGGGTCTAACTGCTCTGAGCTGGGCATGTCTGAAAGGCCATTTACCTGTTGTCCGCTGCCTGGTGGAGAGCGGAGCCGCCACTGACCACGCGGACAAGAACGGACGCACGCCCCTCGACCTGGCTGCCTTCTACGGCGACTCTGAAGTGGTATGTAGCTAATGTGGAAAGCAAAGGGATGCATATACGACACCCATACGTAGCTCGTATGTGTCTGATCAGGTTTTTATATTGACGACATTGATTTAGCAAATTTTTAACTAGCTTAACTATTTCTATGGCAAGCTATAAAGTAgtatgatttgttttttgtagacagaggtgtcaaacataaggtccAGGGGCCAGATTCGGCCTGGCAAGGACCCTAATCCGGCCCCACTGGGCAGATTTCAAAAATCTTACGGAAAGCATCAAATTTGGACTTTTAAGTATATTTTCACAAGTTCTACAACATTACCTTtactgataaagacctcccAAATGGtcatacataataataataactatcaGCTATTTGAACTACAGTAGCTCGTCTTGCTGGATCAGACCACACGGGCCAGCCTTCGCTCCCCACGTGCACCAGAGACTCCTTGGCCAACCATGGCCCCTGTTGCTGGCTCATCACTGTTCCTTTGTTGGCGTAATGTACAAGAGAGGCTTTGGAATCCTGGATGATATGTCTCTCTGTCCTTCTCTTTTTCGCTCTCTCACTCCATTTTCTTTGTCTCACCAGGTCCAGTTCTTGGTGGACCATGGGGCCATGATAGAGCACGTAGACTACAGCGGGATGCGTCCTCTGGACAGAGCGGTGGGCTGCAGAAACACGTCCGTGGTAGTCGCCCTGCTAAAGAAAGGAGCCAAGATAGGTAAGAGCAGGTTGACAGAATTAAAGAACCTATTATTTAGCAAACAGACGAGGGACTCTTAAGTGCAGCACCTTTGTTTTGTAGCGCCACATAACAGCATTATTCGCCTGCTGTGAAATAAGATACAATTGGAGATTGTATTTTGGCTGAAAAGGTCATGCATCGGCATTTAAGCATGAGCTGCATGAAAGACTATAAAAGGAGAATTCAAAAGATGATTGCGTACGCACTTCCTGCTGGTCATTATAGAGCACTATAGTACTCCAGTGTAATAAGCCATGGATTCAGGTTTGTGTCTCCATGTAGCATAAACAGCTTCCTGCTACTGTATGCCATCCACCCCCCTGGTGCTGCTTCTCCACAGCTATTTATGGCTCtgatgtgtgtttctttttattgtacTACTGTTGCCgttgtgttgttttgctttctctctctctgtcatgttCTCTCAGCGCCTCTGTTTGTCTCTATCGCTCACGCTATCTCCCTGTTTCTCTCACAATCATGTCCTTTCTCTCGATTCCTCTGTGGTTGCTCAGAGACAGGTTGTTATTAGCGCTTGCGGtggtttcttttagtttttttatttttcatttttttgctgAGGCACTTATCTCCGCTTCTCACTGCTGCTTGTATTCCTTTTCtcacttctcttcctcctccgccaccaccatcatcacctCTCTTCTCTTTCACCCTCCTGCTGTTTCTAtctctttctttcctctcaTTCCTACGCACTCCCACACCCCTGTTTCTCTGGCAATCCTGCCCTCCCCTTCCTACTTACACTCCATCCCTTGCCCATGACCTCCCTCCTCTTCCCCTCTTACTGCTATCCCCCCGCCTCTCTCTCCGGCCCCAGGATGTCAGACGCTGCCCAGTCGGCCCCGAGGTAAAGCCAAGGCTGTCGACTTCTCACCCTACCAGGCATTTTGACAGCTCTAtctcctctctctgtgttgtctgtgtCGTCCTAAGTGTCGGCAGGCGAGCTTAGCTACCAAAAACCTTCCCAAACTGACAAATAATAACATGCAAAGGTATTAGCACTGACAGAGACGCAGTCGGGATTGCCTAGAGGTAGATGCTAACGTTGAAGTGGTTAATGACAGCATGCCCAGCCTCCAGCCTGTGACGTCGTATCAAGGTGTTGACCCTCCATCCCACAGATGCATGACGGAAGCCCACAGTAACACTTGCGTGGTAGTGATTTAGCGGAACTGCATGTATTTGTAATACCTCTGTGCCACCGCCACCACAGACTGCAGTGATAAACCATCCTCCAGACGTTTTCTCAGTGTCAGCTAGGCCAGGCAGCAGCATTCCCACCCTCACCACCAGTTCAGGGGACAGCTCACGCCTGCAGAGCCCCGTTTTATCCCTCCTGCTtgcctcttttgtttttcccgTAACTGCCCCCGTGTCTCCTTGTGCTAAatcctcctccttttcatctCTGtggtgtgtgcacatgtgtcaAGGATTGCTGTTGCGCAGATACAACAAAGACCGTTTCAGTCAAGGGATTGTGTTTGATTTCTCAATCATTTTTTCCCCAGTTAGTTTTTTTCCCGTTTGATTTTCTTGCTTTTTAATCACGTCTGTGAATTACTGTACATCTGCACTTCTTGACAAGACAGAAAATGTGTCTTAGTAGAAAGTCATGACAGTATGCTTTGATTTAATTTCTCTGTACTACACATCTACACTAGGTTTGCCTGGGCCAAAACATATTTGCAGATATTTCATAATTAATtgttcaaaaaacaaaataaaaagccaCTTTTCACAACAATGACAATGCTAATTTTTGTACGACAAAtaagcacttttaaaaaattattggCAAATAGCATTTGACCCAGGCATGATGTCACGATGGTCACAATGCTCTCGAGGTGTCAGgatagtttttttatttattttttgtaatcttTCCTCTGCAGTGGATTGCCTGTCTTTTCTCTTCCATTCCCCCATTTTGACTGTTGTCCTCATTCCTGTTATTATTGTTGTGTGTACTGTGACTCCCAGTCGctcctctcctctttctcctcctgctccttcTCTCTGCTTATTACTGCGTGTCTTTCTTTCATCTGCTCCCCCCTTTGTCACACAGGTCCAGCCACGTGGGCTATGGCCACCTCCAAACCCGACATCATGATCATCTTACTCAGCAAACTCATCGAGGAAGGAGACAGTTTCTACAAGGTCAGAGAACAGGCTGTGCACTCAGCAGCTCAGATTTCATACTGTGAATGAAAGATGGGTGATGGATATCCTTTATATACAAGTTTAAAGATGCCTTTTTGGTAAAGTCATAAACTCCCATTGAAAAATTCTGATCTTTGTGTCACATATCTGGCTATAAACCATATCCATATTAGAATATTCCCAAGCCAAAGACATTATTTAAATAAGAGCTCAGTAGTGTCTGTCTACAAATGGATTTAAATCGCTAATTTAGGTATTTTGCTTTGTGCATTGTTGTTTTGGTGCAAGTTGCCCAATTTTGGAGGCTAGTACATGCCTATCCCCCAGCTTTTTGAACACCAAAATGAAGCGACGTAGGAGTTTCAAAGTGATACTATAGATACATCTTCTCAAACATCACAGATGAGTTTGACTCTCTGTGACCTTGACTTGAgtgtcaaggtcagaggtcaagttttctgaaaatattGTGATAATAACTTGAGAAATACGCCATCTTGGATTTTCAAATTAATATCATAGATCCATCTGCTTGGAGGGTGAGGGGTAGCCCACCAGTATTTATGTGTTATAGGTGCTTAAGCGGTACAAATTGACCATTTTAGCCTGTGATGTAGTCGCTAGAGAATATTATGATGCAAAAATATATTGGACATATATATTGAATTgaagttttgtggatataaaATACATATCATTGGGAAATTAAAATCACACTATGTTCTTATAAGGTGGTATAAGTGGGTATTTTAAACCTCTTTTTAGGTGGTTGGGAAAAATGATGACATCATAATATCTGGTTTAGATTAGAAGATGAAGTGCCTGCGTGCTCTTTATGGTTCTTCAACTCCTGATCATGCCGCGGGAAATTTGCATTGGCTATTTGCTGTAATGATCTTTGCCTTCTCTTAAAATAAATGGGATTAAAGATGACCCATCTTATGGTGGGGAAACTGCTCAGATGCTCGACTGTAATGCCGGCTAGCTGCACACTTCTTCTGACTGGTCATTGtagtttattaaaaagaaaatagttccTACATAAAACTTTACGGatgatttgatttgatgcaatttatttatttattgtttgatTTCTGGAAAGAAACTACATGTATTTCAAGGAGGTAGAAATCTTAATAGTGTTCTGTATAATCTACAAAACTTGGCAATTCACAACAAAACTAACCAGATGGATGAATAGCACTGCAGGGTACTTGGAAAAAACGATTTTGGAATTTGGGTGCAGTGATTAGCCCAGCTGGCTCCGTACAAGAAAGTTCCTGATTGAAAATAACTGATTGTAATCAAGCACATGTATTGTGGTGGAAAATAAATGGTTACCAGCTGAAATATCAAATATCTGAAGAATATGAAGTTTTCATGTTATCCTGTGTGGgtattttaatttctttccacagtccaaagaaatGCTTGGTGGGTTAATTAGTGATTAGAAATTGTCTGTAGGCATGAATGTAAGGTGCGCTATCATCCCATTATAGCTAGAATATGCTTTAATATGCCCTGAGTTGGATAAGTGCAGAGGAACAATTAGGATAGATTGTGCTTCTATGAGATATAcatatatttgaaaaaaatcccATCCCATCCCCACCATTGAGTTCAATCTAAGAACAGGTCATGAAACTTGATATATTGCTTCCTTTTATAGTGTCAAGTGTTCATATTAACGTTTTATTTCACCATAAATGGAGGATAAGGCAGATGTATCTTTTTGTATTTGTCCAACAGAAGGGGAAGGTGAAGGAGGCTGCGCAGCGTTATCAGTACGCTCTCAAAAAGTTTCCACGCGAAGGCTTCAGCGAGGACCTTAAGACATTCAGGGAACTTAAAGTATCGCTCTTCCTCAACCTGTCCCGATGTCGAAGGAAAATGAACGTAAGTCAGCAGAAAAGCAGCAACAGCGACTTGTAAAAAACACTAAATTGTTACAGCTGAAGGATGTTACAAAAGCTATTGATGCTTAATGATACTATTGGCCACATGTTAATTTATCTCACTATTCTGTACTGTTCATTATTGTTCTCCTGTGCTTAATCTCTCCAGGACTTTGGGATGGCTGAGGAATTTGCTACTAAAGCGCTCGAACTGAAACCAAAATCTTATGAGGCGTACTACGCCAGGGCACGCGCCAAGCGTAGCAGCAGGTACTCATTTTATCCTTGTACAAATCAAAGAAATGCTTTCCCTTTTCCCTACCCCTTTCTCCATGGTCTTCCTTTTTAAAGGATCTCTATATTCTTCCCCcagattttacagttttgcgtaattcactttattttatttatttatttattatctatTATTTTAGACAATTTCCTGAAGCCTTAGAGGACCTGAATGAAGCCATAAAGCAGTGCCCCAATAACAGAGAAATCCAGCGGCTGCTCCAGAGGGTGGAAGAAGAATGCCACCAGCTTAACCAGGAGGAGCACCAGCAGCAGGACCTGGAGCTGGAGCCTCCTCCCTCACCCCCTCCTACACCTCCCCCAGAAGAGGAGGAGTCCCTGTCTCTGTCCATGCCTCTCCCCCCTCCACCAGAGCCCCGTCTGGAAGACATGGAGCCCGTACAGGACTTGTTTGAGGATGAGGACTACCTGGAGCAGGAGCTGGAAGCCATGTCGATGGGTCTGCCCCCACCCGAGTCCCTCACAAATCCCTCCAGCCTTCCTATAATTCAGAGTCCACCCCTCTCCCCCACACATCCAGATCAGATTTACTTGGCTGGAGGCTCACCTATGGGCCAGCCCTATGAATACCACCCCACCTCTTCCTCCATGTCCTCCCCAACTCGGGGCTCCTACCAGCCCACGTCGCCCTCCCTCTCTCCAACACATCAGAACTCCCATTACAGACACAGTCCCCCTCACACCTCCCCAGTGCACCAGCCATCCTACCGCTTCAGCCCACCTCCTATGGGTACCGGGGGTCAGGGGATGGATCACCAGAGCCCACCGCCTTCCCCTTTACGTCGGGCTGCTCAGTATAGAGCCAGTCCACCGTTAGAAAGTGTTTGTCTATACAGGTCTCAGTCTGGGTCACCTGTGCGCTATCAGACAGAGCAGCTTCCTGGAAGACCCAAATCTCCCCTCTCCAAGATGAGCAGCCAGCGTTCTTTCCAGCTGAGTTCGCAGCCCTCTTTATCCTCCCAACACCACCAAGCCCAAGGCCTCCGTCTGCAGCCTTCCATAGCCCAAATAGTCCGCACAAACCAGCCCAGCAACGTAATGGGAAATAGTAGTTATGGTGGCCAGATGGGCCACTCCATGGGTGGTCGCTACCAAGGGGGTTCAGTGGACGTAGAGAGCCGCTTGGTGTACCAGCCCTCACTGGATGGACGGTCAATGTCCCAAGTCCAGGCCAGCCTCAGTTCTGGGGCCCTCTGTCAGCACGGCGGCCGAGGAGGGGTTATGGAGTCGAGCCTGTTGAAGGATGAGCTACCCCAGCGCCCCTCCTCTGCCTACCGCGCCAGCAGTGGAGGCCCGGGGGGCATCCGTTACAGCCAGACACCTCAGATAAGCCGCAGCCAGTCAGCCGCCTACTACCCAGTCTCTGAACACGTTCTTGAGCGTGCCAATGCCATGCCCCCCTGCCAGCTGGGCTCTCCCGAGATCCCCCATATGGTTAGACGCCCTGTGAGTGCCAATACTACTGAAATGAAACAGCATGTGCCCACCCCTAGGCCTCTCATCCATTCTCAGAGTGTAGGCCTTCGATTCTCACCTTCCAGCAACAACATCTCAACTGGATCCACCTCGAATTTAGCGCCAGGTTTCAGGCCTTCCTCTTCCATTCAGCAGATGGAGATTCCCTTACAAGCCACATACGAGCGCACCTGTGATGACATCTCTCCCATCTCTCCCTCCCAGGGTGGTGGGGGGTTGTATCAGGGAGAGACCACTCGCTCCCGCAATACGCCTTTTATGGGGATCATAGACAAGACGGCTCGGACTCAGCAGTACCTGCATCAGCCCTCACGGTCCAGGGCAATGACATCTATGGACTCTGCCATCAGCCCCACCTCCCCCGGTCAGCTGGTCCAGCAAGGCTCCACCTACAGTCCCCCCGCCTCACTGGGTAATATCGCCTACTACAACAAGACCAACAACGCCCAAAACGGACACCTGTTGGAAGAGGACTACTACTCCCAGACTCAGCCCCCCTCTCTGGGAAAGCTGGCCAATGGCTCCCGTGGCAGTGGGGACATCCTGGAACGGGTCAGCCAGGTGCCCACCTACCCAGACGTGAAGGTGGCGAGGACTCTGCCCGTGGCACAGGCCTACCAGGACAACATGTACCGACAGCTCTCGCGTGACTCCCGGACCCAAGGCCCCACCTCCCCCATCAAACCAAAGAGACCATTTGTGGAGTCGAATGTGTGATGGCCTGTCTGTGATTGGATGGTTGGACTGGGCTTGTTAGTGGAACTGAGAGAGTAAAAAATATTTAGCTCGACAGAAGATGTGACGGGGTGCGTGTGTGTCATGGACGAACTCATCTCAACGAACTCACTagagacagaaaaccacaaAGCCAACAAACACACTTTAGGGTATTAGACATTATCTTATATGAAAAACATAACGGTGAGAAGTGATTCTTTCAATATCATAATCTGCACACAGGTAGGATAACAGGAGGGATCGCAAGTTCTAATCTAAATCAGAGACCAGTTCACTTCCGACACGTGGCACATTGTCCCCACGTGTGACCACATCAGGTGGGACTCCAAGAGTGAAAGTACTACCCATCGGACTCTACTTGTGGACTCTGTATCCATCTTCTGTTCTTTCAAAGTGTGCTCTTAACCAAG
The Oreochromis aureus strain Israel breed Guangdong linkage group 8, ZZ_aureus, whole genome shotgun sequence DNA segment above includes these coding regions:
- the tanc2b gene encoding protein TANC2 isoform X4, with amino-acid sequence MTEGMQHIRIMEGVSRSLPSSPLLTHQTISVRLQPMKKLTAPLRKAKFVESPRIPQSELGSPTHTSTTAKNPDLDTYCPGESSQELGPPPSVDEAANTLMTRLGFLLGDKLSEGPAGTQYSMEEPEARQGQNQRISPCSTLTSSTASPPAGSPCSTLPPAMPGQAGNRDCAYGSVTSPTSTLESRDSGIIATLTSYSENMERGSKYGEGSRGNLKLWQSQKSGMDSFLYRVDENMTASTYSLNKIPERNLESMSSHSAHSIPLYLMPRPNSVAATSSAHLEDLAYLDEQRHTPLRTSLRMPRQSTTCGPGRSGQDLRASANSAHAWQSQSLRFAPYRPQDIALKPLLFEVPSITMDSVFTGREWLFQEIDAHLNNPNVSTNQGVVIVGNIGFGKTAIISRLVALSCHGTRMRQIASDSPQASPKHGEGLPLTQPQPTHGTLGGGSCPGTPEMRRRQEEAMRRLASQVVAYHYCQADNAYTCLVPEFVHNVAALLCRSPHLVAYREQLLREPHLQSILSLRSCVQDPLASFRRGVLEPLDALYKERKINSEEDLIILIDGLNEAEFHKPDYGDTIVSFLTKTINKFPPWLKLVVTVRTTLQEITNALPFHRISLDSLEDNDAIDQDLQGYILHRIHSSPEIQNNISLNGKMDNTTFGKLSAHLKALSQGSYLYLKLTFDLIEKGYLVLKSSSYKVVPVNLAEVYLLQCNMRFPTQSSFERALPLLNVAVASLHPLNDEQIYQAINAGSLQGTLDWEDFQQRVDNLSVFLVKRRDGTRMFVHPSFREWLIWREEGEKTKFLCDPRSGHTLLAFWFSRQENKLNRQQTIELGHHILKAHIFKGLSKKVGVSSSILQGLWVSYSTEGLSAALSSLRNLYTPNIKVSRLLMLGGANVNYRTEVLNNAPILCVHSHLGYMDMVALLLEFGASVDAQSESGLTPLGYAAAGGHMTIVTALCRRRAKVDHLDKNGQCALVHAALRGHMEVVKYLIQCDWSMGSQQQQQSPQTQQQSTFTKSHAVQQALIAAASMGYTEIVSYLLDLPEKDEEEVERAQINNFDTLWGETALTAASGRGKLEVCRLLLEQGAAVAQPNRRGIVPLFSAVRQGHWQIVDLLLTHGADVNLADKQGRTPLMMAASEGHLGTVEFLLAQGASLSLMDKEGLTALSWACLKGHLPVVRCLVESGAATDHADKNGRTPLDLAAFYGDSEVVQFLVDHGAMIEHVDYSGMRPLDRAVGCRNTSVVVALLKKGAKIGPATWAMATSKPDIMIILLSKLIEEGDSFYKKGKVKEAAQRYQYALKKFPREGFSEDLKTFRELKVSLFLNLSRCRRKMNDFGMAEEFATKALELKPKSYEAYYARARAKRSSRQFPEALEDLNEAIKQCPNNREIQRLLQRVEEECHQLNQEEHQQQDLELEPPPSPPPTPPPEEEESLSLSMPLPPPPEPRLEDMEPVQDLFEDEDYLEQELEAMSMGLPPPESLTNPSSLPIIQSPPLSPTHPDQIYLAGGSPMGQPYEYHPTSSSMSSPTRGSYQPTSPSLSPTHQNSHYRHSPPHTSPVHQPSYRFSPPPMGTGGQGMDHQSPPPSPLRRAAQYRASPPLESVCLYRSQSGSPVRYQTEQLPGRPKSPLSKMSSQRSFQLSSQPSLSSQHHQAQGLRLQPSIAQIVRTNQPSNVMGNSSYGGQMGHSMGGRYQGGSVDVESRLVYQPSLDGRSMSQVQASLSSGALCQHGGRGGVMESSLLKDELPQRPSSAYRASSGGPGGIRYSQTPQISRSQSAAYYPVSEHVLERANAMPPCQLGSPEIPHMVRRPVSANTTEMKQHVPTPRPLIHSQSVGLRFSPSSNNISTGSTSNLAPGFRPSSSIQQMEIPLQATYERTCDDISPISPSQGGGGLYQGETTRSRNTPFMGIIDKTARTQQYLHQPSRSRAMTSMDSAISPTSPGQLVQQGSTYSPPASLGNIAYYNKTNNAQNGHLLEEDYYSQTQPPSLGKLANGSRGSGDILERVSQVPTYPDVKVARTLPVAQAYQDNMYRQLSRDSRTQGPTSPIKPKRPFVESNV